Proteins encoded by one window of Bryobacteraceae bacterium:
- a CDS encoding DUF1493 family protein — protein sequence MGILARCTGLPPGRISMESRLLQDLGIDGDDAAELLEKIGDECGVDFTGFDFERHFWPESNIVNIFFGPARVRDAKIPIKVVDLVNAAGSGRWNPACGR from the coding sequence GTGGGTATCCTGGCTCGGTGCACGGGCTTGCCGCCCGGCCGTATTTCCATGGAGTCGCGCCTGCTTCAGGATCTCGGAATCGATGGCGACGACGCCGCTGAGCTGCTCGAAAAGATCGGGGACGAGTGTGGGGTGGATTTCACTGGATTCGACTTCGAAAGGCATTTCTGGCCCGAGTCCAACATCGTCAACATCTTTTTCGGGCCCGCGCGAGTTCGGGACGCAAAGATTCCAATCAAGGTAGTGGACTTGGTGAACGCGGCGGGATCGGGCAGGTGGAATCCTGCTTGCGGTCGGTAG
- the fdhE gene encoding formate dehydrogenase accessory protein FdhE — MDARWITERWIPRASSNMASRDQELRLGRARLLAGRYPHAAEALQFYSHLVSFDGDAGALRRLVMRHGPQLLRDAAAANREPALGFYDRVLMRLHPPPAEAPHSNRCPRCGQPPQAGVLHPEGHGATFHLLCSLCLEQWRFPRAQCPRCGEEKLSYHTADSMPHVHVQMCEACGCYLHVVDLEKDPAAQPDVDEIAALALDVWAIDQGYEKIHPNLIGI; from the coding sequence ATGGACGCGCGTTGGATCACCGAACGCTGGATCCCGCGCGCATCATCCAACATGGCTTCGCGAGATCAAGAACTAAGACTCGGCCGCGCCCGCCTGCTCGCCGGACGTTACCCGCACGCCGCTGAGGCGCTCCAGTTCTACTCGCACCTCGTCTCCTTCGACGGCGACGCAGGCGCGCTCCGCCGTCTGGTGATGCGCCATGGGCCCCAACTGTTGCGCGACGCAGCCGCCGCCAACCGCGAGCCGGCGCTCGGCTTCTACGATCGCGTGCTCATGCGCCTCCATCCGCCTCCGGCCGAGGCGCCGCATTCCAATCGCTGCCCCCGCTGCGGCCAGCCGCCGCAGGCCGGCGTGTTGCACCCGGAAGGACACGGCGCCACGTTCCACCTGCTGTGCAGCCTGTGCCTGGAACAGTGGCGTTTCCCGCGCGCGCAGTGCCCGCGATGCGGCGAAGAAAAGCTCTCCTACCACACGGCGGACTCCATGCCGCACGTCCACGTGCAGATGTGCGAGGCGTGCGGCTGCTACCTGCACGTGGTGGATCTCGAAAAGGACCCGGCCGCGCAGCCCGACGTCGACGAGATCGCCGCCCTCGCCCTCGACGTCTGGGCGATCGACCAGGGCTACGAAAAGATCCATCCGAACCTTATCGGAATCTAG
- a CDS encoding sialidase family protein, whose amino-acid sequence MLRRLTPVLLLPALLWPAPPGHTGDVTSVRVVRHVDQHPGAALLWEPYIAQWKDRHLVVAYGAGIPGKTDMGDIYATVSTDDGDTWGEPVPIFDHRIRQGSIQFAYANAILFKPPQQNVLWAFAMRCPMNYRHSEDSQLAAAYSADGGRSWIPVELSMGYTGPLIVVAAPYMAMENGAPRYLLPAHRNTRRSDPRGSRDHFVLSSTSLLEWNLAAYIPQPETGPKVFLHEGNIAPGDHPGELKMVMRTADYEDERRTTDPPRAFSTVSTDGGRTWSPARQEPELYNAKSKAFFGRTAGGAHVYVYNDGPANPAPGGRMALRYKTRPSGGGWSVERTFYEAGIKNSYPTLIEVAPGEFRAVWDSGAKDRNRTHIHFGKFALR is encoded by the coding sequence ATGTTACGCCGCCTGACGCCCGTCCTCCTGCTGCCCGCGCTCCTCTGGCCCGCTCCGCCCGGCCACACCGGCGACGTCACCTCGGTGCGCGTCGTCCGCCATGTGGATCAGCACCCCGGCGCGGCTCTGCTCTGGGAGCCCTACATCGCCCAGTGGAAGGACCGCCACCTCGTCGTCGCCTACGGCGCCGGCATCCCCGGCAAGACCGACATGGGAGACATCTACGCCACCGTCTCCACCGACGACGGCGACACCTGGGGCGAGCCCGTGCCCATCTTCGACCATCGCATCCGACAGGGCTCCATCCAGTTCGCCTACGCCAACGCCATCCTCTTCAAGCCTCCCCAGCAGAACGTATTGTGGGCCTTCGCCATGCGCTGCCCGATGAACTACCGCCACAGCGAGGATTCGCAACTGGCCGCCGCCTACAGCGCCGACGGCGGCCGTTCCTGGATCCCGGTGGAGTTATCGATGGGCTACACCGGCCCCCTCATCGTCGTCGCCGCGCCTTACATGGCGATGGAAAACGGCGCGCCCCGTTACCTGCTCCCCGCCCACCGCAACACGCGCCGCAGCGATCCGCGCGGCAGCCGCGATCATTTCGTCCTTTCGAGCACCAGCCTTCTCGAATGGAACCTCGCCGCCTACATCCCGCAGCCGGAGACCGGACCGAAGGTCTTTCTCCACGAAGGCAACATCGCGCCCGGCGACCATCCCGGCGAGTTGAAGATGGTGATGCGCACCGCCGACTACGAAGACGAGCGAAGAACCACGGATCCACCGCGCGCCTTCTCCACCGTCAGCACCGATGGCGGCCGCACCTGGAGCCCCGCCCGCCAGGAGCCCGAGTTGTACAACGCGAAGTCGAAGGCGTTTTTCGGCCGCACCGCCGGCGGCGCCCACGTCTACGTCTACAACGACGGTCCGGCCAACCCAGCGCCGGGTGGCCGCATGGCGCTGCGATACAAGACCAGGCCCTCCGGCGGCGGCTGGAGCGTCGAACGAACTTTCTACGAGGCCGGCATCAAGAACTCGTACCCGACTCTCATTGAGGTCGCGCCCGGCGAGTTCCGCGCCGTGTGGGACAGCGGCGCCAAGGACCGCAACCGGACTCATATCCACTTCGGAAAGTTTGCCCTCCGATAG
- a CDS encoding tetratricopeptide repeat protein: protein MKFAAVLFLAGSAFAADLSKGVAAYESHKYADAEKELKAVIASEPDNAAAHAYLSLVQVEQDKNGPAAEEANKAAELSADCTEAKVARARLAVANGEQDKAMAILSEALEAKAGDPLALYHRGLVYLRADQFEAAASDLEKAIEAKPDFAYAYYYAGLAYSKIDKPDKMVDRYQQFVKRNPSAPEAARIRSLLRGVR, encoded by the coding sequence ATGAAGTTCGCTGCCGTTCTATTTCTTGCGGGTTCCGCGTTCGCGGCCGACCTTTCCAAGGGCGTGGCCGCCTACGAGTCGCACAAGTACGCCGACGCGGAGAAAGAGTTGAAGGCAGTGATCGCGTCCGAGCCGGACAACGCGGCCGCGCACGCCTATCTTTCGCTCGTCCAGGTGGAGCAGGATAAAAACGGTCCCGCGGCCGAGGAGGCGAACAAGGCGGCGGAGCTCTCCGCCGATTGCACGGAGGCCAAGGTGGCCCGGGCTCGCCTCGCCGTGGCCAACGGCGAGCAGGACAAGGCGATGGCGATTCTGAGCGAGGCCCTCGAAGCCAAGGCGGGCGATCCGCTTGCGTTGTATCACCGCGGTCTCGTCTACCTGCGCGCGGACCAGTTCGAAGCCGCCGCCTCCGATCTCGAAAAAGCGATCGAAGCCAAACCCGATTTCGCCTACGCCTACTACTACGCCGGCCTCGCCTACAGCAAGATCGACAAGCCGGACAAGATGGTGGACCGCTATCAGCAGTTCGTGAAGCGAAACCCGTCTGCTCCGGAAGCCGCCCGCATCCGGTCTCTGCTGCGAGGCGTGCGCTGA
- a CDS encoding cytochrome c-type biogenesis protein CcmH: MRRRGVSVLLFVLATAGSLWADLANGDPRKEVLFGSFISPCCWRENLLVHHSPKADELRAEIERRIAAGESDGDIKAALIRTYSTRILSLPEGTPRIWLSWGPVAAILLGLLSVGFFIRRSLVKGPRPEAAPASLPDVPDSEWA, translated from the coding sequence ATGAGACGACGTGGTGTGTCCGTACTCCTATTCGTCCTTGCAACCGCTGGTTCCCTGTGGGCCGACTTGGCCAACGGGGACCCGCGCAAAGAGGTGTTGTTCGGCAGCTTCATATCGCCCTGCTGCTGGCGCGAGAACCTCCTCGTCCATCATTCGCCGAAAGCCGATGAGCTGCGAGCCGAGATCGAACGGCGCATTGCGGCGGGTGAATCGGACGGCGATATCAAGGCTGCCTTGATCCGAACCTACTCGACCCGCATCCTCTCCCTGCCGGAGGGAACGCCGCGGATCTGGCTCTCGTGGGGTCCGGTGGCAGCCATCCTCCTGGGCCTGCTGAGCGTCGGGTTCTTCATTCGCAGGTCGCTCGTCAAGGGGCCGCGGCCGGAAGCGGCTCCCGCGTCGCTGCCGGATGTGCCCGACTCGGAGTGGGCGTGA